In the genome of Ammoniphilus sp. CFH 90114, the window TGTTAACAAAGCACGACGGAGCAGAGGAAGATCTACTCTCCAAAATGTGCGAGTGATTCCTAGTCCTAGTAGGCGTGAAGCCTGAAGGTAGGAGACTCCCATCTTCTCATATCCCGCTTCTACAGCATTATAGCCTGTTGCCATGAAACGAACGACATAGCCGAATATCAGCATGGCAATGGACAGGCTAAGCCAAAGCCCCTCTTCCCCACGCCAAGAGGAGATCTGGTGATCAAGACCAATGAAAACATGTAGAACTCCAACGGCAATGACTGCTCCTGGAATAGAATAACCTGAAGTAACAGCTTTCGCTAAGATGTTGGAGAACAAATTGGACTGGAGGCGGCAGCTATTGGCTACGACAACGGATACGACCATAATAATAGCGGTGGCAATAGCAGCCACTGTAAATGTGTTCTTCATTAACATATAGAAAGAAGAGGTCCACACACTTTCAAACGACCAAACAGCCCAAACCAATAACTGGAGTAGTGGGATAAGAAAAGAGAGAGCAAATACGAAAGTACATGCGAACCAGGCAATCCATGCACTTCCCCCACGAAGTCGTTGCGGTAAAAAGGATCGGGCCTTGCTCGTGGATGCGCTATATTTACGATTGCTTCGAAGAAAATGTTCAAGGGCGAATAACCCTAAAATTCCAATCATAAGCCACGAAGCTAATCGAACGGCTGAATCTACATCATACATACCAAACCAGGTATTAAAGATAGCTGTCGAGATGGTTTGAATACCGAAATAGCTTACAACCCCATAGTCACTCAATACCTCAAACATCACCAGCATAAGACTCCCTACAAGAGCCGGGCGACACAAGGGGAGAGCAACGGTGAAAAAGGTACCCATTGGGCCACGTCCAAGTAACCTGGCATTCTCGATGTATGAGGCACTTTGGCGTGCGAAAAAGGATTTAGTTAATAAGAAGACATACGGAAAAAGAAAGAGAGTGAAAATCATAACGGCGCCTCTCATGGACATGACCCCAAACCAGCTAGGATCAGGAGAGTAGTTAAAATAAGTCCGCATGGTCTTCTGTACAATTCCCGTATAACTAAACATATTGCTGTAGGTATAAGCTGCAATATAGGGTGGGACAGCTAGCGGAAGCAACAAGGCCCAACTGAAAAATCGCTTCATAGGAAAATCATAAGCAGTGACAAGCCAAGCTAAACTGACGCCGAGAACAGCGGTGAATAACACGGTAAGTAGGACCAATTGAGTTGATTGAATGATGGCTTCGATTAATACATATTGTCGGATATGCTCCCAATTTTCATTAGCGGGTTGAATTATTGTAATAAGTATGGATAGTATGGGGAGCAAGATAATGAAGGCAGCAATAACACTCGGAAACCACCAGCTATGAAGTTGTCTCCGTAGGTCTCTGATGTAACGTACATTCGGCACAGGGCGTCACTCAATTCATATAAAAGTTGATAATGATTATCGCTCCCTTGTATCCTACCATCTGCCTGCGAAATTTGTCAAGAAACTGCGGGTAATGAAAAACGAGTAACAGGGGCCTGTTACTCGTTGATGTCGGATTATTTCCAACCTACTTTGTTCATGATTTCGGTTGCCTGCTTATTGTTTGTTGCT includes:
- a CDS encoding iron ABC transporter permease produces the protein MPNVRYIRDLRRQLHSWWFPSVIAAFIILLPILSILITIIQPANENWEHIRQYVLIEAIIQSTQLVLLTVLFTAVLGVSLAWLVTAYDFPMKRFFSWALLLPLAVPPYIAAYTYSNMFSYTGIVQKTMRTYFNYSPDPSWFGVMSMRGAVMIFTLFLFPYVFLLTKSFFARQSASYIENARLLGRGPMGTFFTVALPLCRPALVGSLMLVMFEVLSDYGVVSYFGIQTISTAIFNTWFGMYDVDSAVRLASWLMIGILGLFALEHFLRSNRKYSASTSKARSFLPQRLRGGSAWIAWFACTFVFALSFLIPLLQLLVWAVWSFESVWTSSFYMLMKNTFTVAAIATAIIMVVSVVVANSCRLQSNLFSNILAKAVTSGYSIPGAVIAVGVLHVFIGLDHQISSWRGEEGLWLSLSIAMLIFGYVVRFMATGYNAVEAGYEKMGVSYLQASRLLGLGITRTFWRVDLPLLRRALLTGGILTFVEVLKELPLALLLRPFNFETLATKTYQYASDERIFEASIPSLCIIAVSMLSVFIFHRIGEEKQG